The sequence TCTGCATTGAGTTCAATACCCTGGTACGCGTCCATTGGTTTATCTGCAATCTACATTGAGTTCTATACCCGCAGTACCCAAAGCTAAAACCGGTGTCAGAGAACTTTCTCCAATCACGAAGTGATCCGAAAAAAAAACAGGCGCCTCTAAAGATTATGGGCGTGAGACATCACGTTATTTCGGtggggttccccattaataagcctatcggctaataaattgaataaatcaggaataaataaattaaagacGGGCATTTTTCAGCTATGGGTATATTCACAGCCTTCCAGAGCAAGTGCTTGGACAGCCAAGGAGAAATCCCCAGCCTCAAGCACAGCTGCTTTCAAGGTCCTTATCATCATGACGTTGGCCTTCCGCCATGTGGCGCTCTTGTATACTGTGTCAGCATCTAGGGTTTCAACGTGTCACCTCCGGTAAGGAATGGTGCTCCACCTGGAACTGCAGGTCACGTTGAACACTTGATACTCATTGTCTCCATTATTTGCTCCAGAAACCACTCCTTCCTGCCGGATAAATGATTAATGTCGAACTGCGCATTCTGGCATTAACTCCACGTAGGGACACTCACAACCACAGAAAAACGAACGGGCCAGATCATTTCTATCCTCTTGCATCTTTAAGGACCATTATCAGCCGTTGATCGCCGATATCAGGTCGGTCCCTCTCATAGAGAGCAACCCCTTCGGCATAGTAAAATCTTCTTATTACATTTAGAAAATCAATGAGTAGAGTGCTTGAAGCAGAGAAAATGGCCGAAGTTGTAACAGCAACACTTAATAACGGTTCCAAGATGCCTGTAATGGGCTTTGGTTTGGCCGCAGACAATGTCATGATAACCAAGGGCTCTACACCACTCGAGCATGTTAAGGCCTCAGTGCTTGCAGCCATTCAGGTCAGCTTAAAGATTACTTGTTTATTTTTAGCACCATTTACAGTAAGCTTTTTTCTGAAACCAGGAATGGCATTTTATATGATTAGTCCTCCGGTACTGTTTACGctctttcattgtatttcattaATATATCGATCTCTATGTAAATTCTTAAAATAATAAAGCATGCATGTACTTAGGTTGGTTATCGAGCATTTGATACTGCAAGCTTGTACCTCACTGAAGGCGTATTGGGAGAGTCCTTGAAAGAAGCCTTTGAAATGGGGCTTGTATCTCGCCAGGAAGTCTTTATTTCCTCCAAGCTGTGGGGCACCGACTGCTATCCTCAGGATGTCATTCCTGCTCTCAGAAAAAGCTTAGAGTAAGAGCAGGCCCTGTGTTTTGTTATCAGTGATTTGCCATTCATGATCTATTCTTACGGTTTTCTATTTTGCTGATACAGGGCTTTGAAATTAGAATACTTGGATTCGTATCTGATCCACTGGCCTTTCGCCCTCAAGAAGGGTACTATGTATCCTTTTCTAACACCAGATGATGTTGTAGCAATAGATATTGAAGGGGTTTGGCGGGCAATGGAGAGTTGTGTTGAACTTGGTCTCACAAGAGCAATTGGAGTCGCTAACTTTTCCATTTACAAGATTAGCAATATTCTTGCGTTTGCGAAGATTCCTCCAGCTGTAAATCAGGTATTTACTTTTATATTATTGGTCAAAGATTTAGTGAAATGGGTTTCAAAGTGTTACTAGGGAGGTGGCCTGATTTTTATCTTTCCAACAAAGAAATCGAGTCTGCACAACCCATAAAGTCCAATGTTGTTGTCGTTTTCGTCTATATTTCTTTTATCGGTAATGTAGTAACCACCTCCCgttgtcaatttttaatttttatccTACTACATCACATTATAAGATAAGATCTTATAATGACACAAAGTTGTAGATTCACACCTTATCTTCAAGTAAGATAACCTTATCTTTATATCTCTTTCTACAAATTAGAAGTGTCATATTAAGATTTCATCTACACATTCCGTAAGGACTAATTTATACATATATGGCATACATTGTATGCCATAGTGATTGACTCATTTACATAAGCTTATGCATGTATGACATATACATAATGTGAGTACTTCATGCATAcataatatatacaatataatcAACTCGTGTACACATCATATACACATAACGGTAATAACTTGAACAACATCACATGTACACAAAGTGACTAGTTCATAGATACATCACATATATAAAATGTGactagttactgaaaaggaaagtggttgtTGTCTTACGATATACATATTCCTCTTTTTCGCATTCATGAACATGTCAGTATTAAACTACATCTCAAAAAGAGAATTTTTTGTGCAGCCCATATTACACCAATGGTCTTGTTTTCCTCTAAGATCAATTCCAATTATTATGACAAGACAAGGATCACATAGTACTTTTCATTACTAACAAGCTCATAGGCATAGTAACATGCATCACATAATGTCATTAATAGCATTTACATACCCTGCTAAGCCTCTTATTAATCTTATAATTAAATTACTATGATCAAGATGCCATATGGTTCACATCACGTATGACTAGTATTTGTGGTATCAAACAGTTAAAATAATTTAAGAATCACAACCTAGAGAACCATAATTTAGGAAAGCATAACATAGGAGGCACACACATTCATTTTGATACACTAGTGCCAATACAAAATTCATAATATGGGTTTCTCATAGCATTTATCACTTGTGTGATACTAGTGAGAGCTAGTTAACTCCATACTATCAGGTAGCTCCTCGAATTTATCACCTGAATGCTACTAGTAAAATCATTTCAAACGTATGATATAAAATAATATCTTTTAAAATAGCATCCCCTTAAACTCCTTCATTGTAGAGAAATAATACAATTATCAATGAGTGACTAATAAGTGGGACAAGATATGCTAAGAAAAAAAAATCCTTTAATTGTGCCCTCATAGATTTTCTTTGGACCAACTCTAGTTGTGATTTTAAGAAGTCAATTTATGTATCTATTTCAATTCAACATTCTAAAGTTTAAAGTATACCAAAACATTCATTTGAAATATACCATCTAAAAGTTTTACACCCTTAACTAGTTAATCTAGTTACATTTCCCTAGAGTGATCTATTAAACTATACGATGATTGTTAAGGTCTTGGAGTCAACATTTATCAAACAAGAAACACATTAAAACCACATGAGTAGGCCTCTATTTAGATacatttaaatatttataaaaatcatCACCATAATGTTAAGGGAATGATTCACTTTATTCAATTATTATTTGGAAACAAAAATGGTTTTTAGATAAACTTTAAATCTAGAAatgtaatattttataatattcccATTTTGGGTAGATAAATTTCTTTGGATTTTAAATCATAGTCTGGAAGATATAATATCTATCTCACACATATAGAGACAAATTTTCATATTGTAGTTAGTAATACTGACCATTAATTGCTTATAGTTGACAAAGGAAGATATCAAGATTTCCATCCCAATTTTACCAAGGAAAGTAACACATATTTAGAATAGGATGATCATAAAAAAGGATTaagaattttttaaaaatcaaaccaTAACGCATTAAGTAATCATTATTAGATACAATATAGAATTTGTGAATTAGTTCAGTGACAAGTCATGACTATGTTTAAAATTTCCTTATTTCATGGAATAATTGATGTCATTGGGGCCTTGAGGCTTACTCATTGCACCTATACTTATTATTAATAGAAGAAAAAGTGTCATAATGCTCAACATACAAAATTATTAGTTTTCATTTATATAAGTATAGAGGCATTTTGACACATGCACATCAAGTAAAACCATAATGATGCTGACTCAAAATTTTATCCAAGATTGGTGTATATTTTGGAAATCCAAACATAAAAAACATTGGAGTAGATAATTGTTTGATGACAGGTTACTTAACTATTTACCCATGCCTAGATAGTGGGGATGCATAAATTTGAAAGTGATCCGATCACCATATAGTGCTAATTTCAATCTCAAGATGAAGCATATGAGAGAAAGAAAGATATAATCAAGTTTAGGAACAATTCCGATAAATGAAACTATTTATTAAAATATTCCTTCAAACATGGGTTGCAAGGGCATCCTCTAACcaaaagaaatgtagataggagcTTTAAAAGAAGATTACTCCCATGTAATTCTCCTAACAGGTCTATTTCTCAAGTGACACACATTTAAAATCTTATACCCAAGTGTTTCACAACAACTCAATTAACTTTTCATGGAAATCAAATATAAAGAATAGTCTAGGAAGAAAACTACATGGGAGAGTAAAACCATTTGATATGACAAATAACTTGTTAGAGTGAATAATTTGTAGTCCCTAGTCAAGGTCTTGTACCTTGTAATTGCCTATTGAGGGGACATATTCAAAAATTAACTTATTCCATAGGTGTCATTCTAGAGGTTAGTCATAATAGTTCCATTTTCATCTAATTTATTGTTAGTTTCCCAAGCATTTCATATTTGCATTATGCATTTAATGATCATGTCATGTTATCTGCTCATACGACATCACACATTCCTTTATAAGCAACatagtttattttatatatatcACATTCAATCAAGAATCTCTTGTGGAAGTGTTTTGGTCTTGCAACAATTCTTGGGTTGTTGAGGATTCACTTTCCACATTTGTATAATATTTATCATCTTCCTAGCACACATATTAAGAAGATTTAATTGAATTGTAAAAGGGATCATGTCGTAGGAGTTATACCAATCAATGTTGATGGTGACATATCGAAGTCTATTGTTGATTTTGAATGTCCTTATGCTCTATGAACTAAAAATTGGGAGCTATATGGAGATCCTGATACTTAGCCATTCTCAGATTATCCTATTTTAGACTATAATATGCATCTTCACATTTTAGAAAGAATATCCAACTACTATGATACTATTTGTGAGTTTGATTTATTGGAGTACATTGAAACTTCAAAGTATTGCTTCAAAGGTTCCCAACTCTCTTTAGAGTTATTTGATGTACCTTCACCCTCATTAATTCCTTATGTAGATTCACTAATTGATACTCTCATCATTCCTATTCATCAATATCATGTTTGTCTTTCAAATTTAGAGCAATCATTTGATGGGTTACCTCTCCTCTTTGATGATAGTAATTGCACTTCCTTTATCAAACCATATTAATCTTTGGATCTAGTTAAACATTAGTTACTGTAGAGTTCCAATTTTTCACATTATTCCGTGATTGGGCATGTACTTGGTTAGATTGTGGTATCTACATCTTTCATGGAAAAAGATACACTTGATTAATTTTCAGAGATATCACCATTATTCTTCACACTTCTATCTTCTGATTCATATCCTAAAAGGGAAGCAtttctttatttgtatttttttttgtttcttcctaagagaAGGCAATTATTTTGTGATCAATGGATTATATTTTTCCTTTAGGCACTTACCTTTTTGTAGGAAATTATTCTTTATGGGTTTCTTCTTAGCCTCCTTCTTTCCCACTTATGGAGAGGGGATATCAAATGTATCTTTTTGATGAATTCAGTTTGTGGGGTAATTGATGACAACTCCATACATTACTCATCTCATCACTTATTTTCGATCTTAATTCACATTCTCTCTTTTCGATAGATATTTTACCTCAAGTGGATTTTCTCTTCTTTATTTATGAGAGACTTTTTACATGGGTAACAAACATGGCTTAGTAGCCAGAACTATATATTTTAATCAAGGGGAGTGTTAGAGTCAATGATGTCCAATACCTAGTCAAGATCTTGTACCTTGAAATTACCTAGTGATGGGAAATATTCATATTTCAACTTAGGCCCTAGGTGTCATTCTAGAAGTTAGTTATAATGGGCCATCTTTAACTCATTTACTTTTAGTTTCCTTGACATTTAATATTTGCACTAGGCATTTAATTCTTGTGACATGCTAGTTATTCATACTACATCACACATTGCCTCCATAAGAAAGTCATCTCAATCTATATTTCATATTTGAAATGAATCATTATATGCATCCTTATTATGTGAGTTATCCTTTCCATTCTCTATTGTAGAAATTTGTTTTGTCTTGAAAGGATTCTAGGAATGTTGAGATATTGCCTATCTAATCCTACATCAATATCCACAAATGTccattttaaaattaattcataCTAACAAAGTTGTTAAAAGGATATAAATTCCTGGATTAGTATTTCAAACCCCATCATAATTCCTTTCGATGATTCCTATCAATTAATTATGCTTGAAAATATGTAGAGATAtacaattattttaataatttaacaaTCTTAcactaaaaaatataatatttaggaCACCAAgatctaaattttttaatttttaccaTTAATAATTAGAATTTATCATCAATATTGTATAACCCATATAACTTCATCTTTATAGTACCAAAGTCTAGATAATAAccaattaaaaagaaaaatttatctTTTCTGACATGATTATAATGCAACCACTATTATATAACACTTAATAATTATAGAGCCAATTTTTTTACCATTTTGAGTCTTTGGATAAAGCAATTAGGATAGTTATGGAGTTATATTAGTTTCTTCCAAAGtttctttcaaattttcaaactagGTATGAAATGAATTTTCACTGATTTAAATATTCATGTTATATATCTATAACTGCATGCTAAAACTAATAAGATGTATGTTTTAATACATGTTTATACATTTATTTTGATGAAA is a genomic window of Cryptomeria japonica chromosome 7, Sugi_1.0, whole genome shotgun sequence containing:
- the LOC131029991 gene encoding non-functional NADPH-dependent codeinone reductase 2-like, with translation MPVMGFGLAADNVMITKGSTPLEHVKASVLAAIQVGYRAFDTASLYLTEGVLGESLKEAFEMGLVSRQEVFISSKLWGTDCYPQDVIPALRKSLEALKLEYLDSYLIHWPFALKKGTMYPFLTPDDVVAIDIEGVWRAMESCVELGLTRAIGVANFSIYKISNILAFAKIPPAVNQVEMHPVWQKKKLREYCKSVNIHVCAWSPLGGPGNSWGSNSTLDNPVVKEIAAKHAKTPAQVALRWGIEKGVTVITRSFNPVRISKNFQVFDWKLDEEDHQKINSITQESTDLVRNFFVNPINGPFKTVEEFWDDEL